In Solanum lycopersicum chromosome 5, SLM_r2.1, the following are encoded in one genomic region:
- the LOC101268183 gene encoding protein root UVB sensitive 3: MEGDQKVNSTSPAPEPEMMIEEWNGTSSTKLTKTATITSTSHSSISIQRSSNAFTHISQRILQAFVPEGYPTSVTPDYFPFQVWDSLQGLSTYVRMMLSTQALLSAIGVGEKSATVIGATFQWFLRDLTGMLGGVLFTCYQGSNLDSNAKMWRLVADLMNDLGMLMDLVSPLFPSAFVFIVCLGSLSRSFTGVASGATRAALTQHFALENNAADIAAKEGSQETLATMIGMALGMLLARLTIGHSFAIWISFLSLTMFHMYANYKAVCCLSLNTLNCERCSIVLSHFVKTGQVLSPKHVSSMEHVLPLWMTSWNLKGGDSLYKQVRLGVRVSSLDSLAMVDLLQSAGSHYKKEKYLLQQKGGIIRIITHKDSAGADILQSFIHALVMAKLDDQDGSMSSESQSWMDKHYEVFVLKLQSSGWKTERLLSSSVVWRANWLVDYSDGKHD, from the exons ATGGAGGGAGATCAAAAGGTGAATTCCACTTCTCCGGCGCCGGAGCCGGAGATGATGATCGAAGAATGGAACGGAACTTCGTCGACAAAACTCACGAAGACGGCCACCATAACTTCCACTTCTCATTCTTCGATCTCTATCCAAAGATCCAGTAACGCATTCACTCATATCTCTCAAAGAATTCTCCAAGCTTTCGTTCCTGAG GGGTATCCAACTAGTGTTACTCCAGACTATTTTCCTTTTCAAGTGTGGGATTCATTGCAG GGGCTTTCTACGTATGTGCGGATGATGCTCTCTACACAA GCTCTTCTAAGTGCTATAGGTGTTGGTGAGAAATCGGCTACTGTTATTGGGGCAACGTTTCAG TGGTTCTTGCGAGATTTAACTGGAATGCTTGGAGGTGTCTTGTTCACTTGTTACCAG GGTTCTAATTTAGACAGCAATGCCAAAATGTGGCGTTTGGTGGCAGATCTCATGAATGATCTCG GAATGTTGATGGATCTTGTATCTCCTTTATTTCCATCAGCCTTTGTGTTCATCGTCTGCTTAGGGAGTTTATCAAGGTCATTCA CTGGTGTTGCCAGTGGAGCCACTAGAGCAGCTTTGACGCAGCACTTTGCCCTTGAAAACAATGCAGCAGATATAGCTGCAAAG GAAGGAAGCCAAGAAACTCTAGCTACGATGATTGGGATGGCTTTAGGAATGCTTCTTGCACGCCTAACAATTGGCCACTCATTTGCCATTTGGATATCCTTTTTGTCTCTTACTATGTTCCATATGTATG CAAACTACAAGGCTGTCTGTTGTCTTTCGCTGAATACTCTGAACTGTGAAAGATGCTCCATTGTTTTATCACATTTCGTCAAGACAGGTCAAG TTCTCTCTCCAAAGCACGTCTCTTCCATGGAGCACGTTCTACCTTTATGGATGACCTCATGGAACTTAAAGGGTGGTGATTCTCTATACAAGCAAGTACGTTTAGGTGTCAGAGTTTCTTCACTTGACAGCCTTGCTAT GGTTGACCTATTACAATCTGCTGGATCACATTACAAGAAAG AGAAATATTTACTTCAACAAAAAGGGGGTATTATCAGGATTATTACTCATAAGGATTCAGCAGGAGCTGATATATTACAATCATTCATCCATGCTCTTGTCATGGCAAAACTAGATGATCAAGATGGATCCATGTCTTCGGAAAGCCAATCATGGATGGATAAGCATTATGAAGTCTTTGTTTTGAAG CTTCAGTCATCAGGATGGAAGACTGAACGTCTACTATCATCATCAGTCGTTTGGAGAGCAAATTGGCTGGTAGATTATTCAGATGGCAAACATGACTAG